In a single window of the Manihot esculenta cultivar AM560-2 unplaced genomic scaffold, M.esculenta_v8 Scaffold03, whole genome shotgun sequence genome:
- the LOC110626879 gene encoding protein ACCELERATED CELL DEATH 6 produces MNAKLKHESHLYFFFLGVQEMGNENDNHYLPLYKAALHGDWITAKRIFDSDSNALTAKILGLHETALHVSISAGHSIEFVQKLVDRMSADELGIKNKYGNTPLHYAGVAGNTAAAKLLVNKNPKLPQERNSDNDTPLHRAAAYAHEDTVQYLLLVTEDEEDPIHSSPFTDEDGVRLLNLLIIADFYSIALSVLKRYPGLARKRDYNGFSALDRLVEKPHAFLSGSRLGFFQRFLYHYFAVTSADKASVHQGKDVETPDGSFDEYKNESLQFQFLQHIQKTKVMHKQAMELLRLLISEALKGSVLEADNLLGPPTRIAAILGIQEFVTEMIKSYPGTVWLRNMAGQNIFLLAVKHRQEKIFNLLYQMGTHNIFAASLADDLGNNMLHLAGKLEPSIKISGAALQMQRELQWFKEVEKVVQPSYKEMKNNDRQTPRMVFTAEHKDLVEKGEKWMKDTATSCATVAALVVTVVFAAAFTVPGGNDSDVGIPIYLKETSFMIFAVSDTLGLFSSSTSLLMFLGILTSRYSEEDFLRALPMRLSIGLIALFFSIASMLTAFTAAFHLVLFHRVRWITIPIGLLACAPVTLFALLQFPLLVEIVSSTFGPSIFYKESEEIIF; encoded by the exons ATGAATGCGAAGCTCAAACATGAAAGCCACCTCTATTTCTTCTTCCTTG GTGTGCAAGAGATGGGAAATGAGAATGATAACCACTATTTGCCACTGTATAAAGCTGCACTACATGGGGATTGGATTACTGCAAAGAGAATTTTTGACAGTGATTCAAATGCTCTAACTGCTAAAATTTTAGGCTTACATGAGACTGCTCTTCATGTCTCAATCAGCGCTGGTCATTCCATTGAATTTGTGCAGAAGCTTGTAGATAGAATGTCAGCAGATGAACTTGGAATCAAAAATAAGTATGGCAATACTCCTCTTCACTATGCTGGTGTAGCTGGAAACACAGCAGCTGCAAAGCTTCTGGTTAACAAAAATCCAAAATTGCCTCAAGAAAGAAACTCTGATAATGACACCCCACTTCATCGTGCTGCAGCATATGCCCACGAAGATACAGTTCAGTATCTTCTGTTAGTGACTGAGGATGAAGAAGATCCAATTCATTCAAGTCCTTTTACAGATGAAGATGGTGTCAGGCTTCTAAATTTGCTGATAATTGCAGatttttata GCATTGCTCTTAGTGTGTTGAAACGCTACCCTGGATTAGCTCGCAAAAGAGACTATAATGGATTTTCAGCTTTAGACAGATTGGTTGAAAAGCCTCATGCATTCTTAAGTGGAAGTCGGCTTGGATTTTTTCAGCGTTTTCTCTATCATT ATTTTGCAGTTACTTCTGCAGATAAAGCAAGTGTCCATCAAGGCAAAGACGTAGAAACTCCAGATGGGAGTTTTGATGAATACAAAAACGAATCCTTGCAGTTTCAATTTCTACAGCACATACAGAAAACAAAAGTGATGCATAAGCAAGCAATGGAGCTACTCAGATTATTGATTTCTGAAGCTTTAAAAGGGAGTGTTTTAGAAGCTGATAATCTATTAGGACCTCCAACAAGAATTGCTGCAATATTAGGCATCCAAGAATTCGTTACTGAGATGATTAAGTCCTACCCTGGCACGGTTTGGCTAAGGAATATGGCTGGACAAAACATTTTTCTTCTTGCTGTAAAACATCGCCAAGAAAAAATATTCAATCTGCTATATCAAATGGGTACCCACAATATTTTTGCTGCATCATTAGCAGATGATTTGGGCAACAACATGTTGCATTTAGCAGGGAAGCTGGAACCATCAATCAAGATTTCTGGTGCTGCTCTGCAGATGCAAAGGGAGTTGCAATGGTTCAAG GAAGTGGAAAAAGTTGTCCAACCATCAtacaaagaaatgaaaaacaatGATAGGCAAACTCCAAGGATGGTGTTCACTGCAGAACACAAAGATCTAGTTGAGAAAGGTGAGAAATGGATGAAGGACACAGCAACATCTTGCGCAACAGTCGCGGCCCTTGTCGTCACAGTCGTGTTTGCGGCAGCTTTTACCGTACCGGGCGGCAACGACAGCGATGTAGGGATACCCATTTATCTAAAAGAAacatctttcatgatttttgcAGTATCAGATACCTTGGGACTATTTTCTTCCTCAACATCATTGCTGATGTTTCTGGGAATTCTCACATCTCGCTATTCTGAAGAAGATTTTCTCAGGGCCTTGCCAATGAGATTGAGCATTGGACTTATCGCATTATTCTTCTCAATAGCTTCCATGCTCACAGCATTCACTGCAGCCTTTCACTTGGTTTTGTTTCATAGAGTGAGATGGATCACAATTCCAATTGGCCTACTAGCTTGTGCACCTGTCACCTTATTTGCACTTCTGCAATTTCCTCTCTTGGTTGAAATAGTCTCGTCAACATTTGGGCCTAGCATTTTTTACAAAGAAAGTgaggaaataattttttag